The Coffea eugenioides isolate CCC68of chromosome 8, Ceug_1.0, whole genome shotgun sequence genome has a segment encoding these proteins:
- the LOC113779570 gene encoding ER membrane protein complex subunit 4 translates to MDKGKAIMGSGRRWAVEFTDNSASPSSRDIPDPPGFTRSSHDQDDSSVSKQKKDSEANWKSQKAWEVAQAPFKNLMMMGFMMWMAGSTVHLFSIGITFSALWQPISALQGVGKVFEPYKDNKVDLLGPKLAYIALNLVGLGLGVWKLNSLGLLPTHASDWVSSLPPAQEVEYSGGGFPLF, encoded by the exons ATGGATAAGGGAAAAGCAATAATGGGTTCGGGTCGTAGATGGGCCGTCGAATTCACTGATAATTCTGCTTCCCCTTCATCGCGAGATATCCCTGACCCTCCTGGCTTCACTCGCTCATCTCATGATCAG GATGATTCATCGGTGAGTAAACAAAAGAAGGATTCTGAAGCCAATTGGAAATCCCAG AAAGCATGGGAGGTGGCACAAGCACCTTTTAAGAATTTGATGATGATGGGCTTCATGATGTGGATGGCTGGGAGCACAGTCCATTTGTTTAGCATTGGTATAACATTTTCAGCCCTGTGGCAGCCGATAAGTGCTCTTCAAGGAGTCGGAAAAG TTTTTGAGCCTTACAAGGACAATAAAGTGGACCTTCTTGGACCAAAATTGGCATACATTGCCCTTAATCTGGTTGGTTTAGGGCTAGGTGTATGGAAG CTCAATTCATTGGGCCTTCTTCCAACTCACGCATCAGATTGGGTTTCATCCTTGCCGCCTGCTCAG GAGGTCGAGTATTCTGGTGGCGGTTTTCCTCTGTTCTAA